The genomic region GACCAGGCCCTTGTAGCCGAAGATCGGCTTGCGGGAGAAGACCGGGATGATCTCGCTGATGATGCCGAAGAACGGCAGCGCGACGATGTACACCTCGGGGTGCCCGAAGAACCAGAACAGGTGCTGCCAGAGCATCGGCCCGCCGGTCGCCGGGTCGTACACGTGGGCGCCGAGGATGCGGTCGGCGGCGAGCGCGAAGAGCGCGGCGGCCAGCAGCGGGAAGACGAGGATCACCAGGAGGCTGGTGACCAGGATGTTCCAGGTGAAGATCGGCATCCGGAACATGGTCATGCCGGGGGCGCGCAGGGTGAGAACCGTGGTGATCATGTTGACCGCACCGAGGATGGTGCCCAGACCGGAGATGGCCAGACCCATGATCCACATGTTGGCGCCGACGCCCGGGGAGTGCTCCACGCTGCTCAGCGGGGCGTACGCGAACCAGCCGAAGTCCGCCGCGCCGCCCGGGGTGATGAAGCCCGCGGTCGCCATCGTGCCGCCGAACAGGTACAGCCAGTAGGCGAAGCTGTTCAGTCGCGGGAACGAGACGTCCGGCGCGCCGATCTGGATCGGCACAATGTAGTTGGCGAAGGCGAACACGATCGGCGTCGCGAAGAACAGCAGCATGATCGTGCCGTGCATGGTGAAGAGCTGGTTGTACTGCTCGGGCGACAGGAACTGCAGCCCGGGCTGGGCCAGCTCGGCCCGCATGATCAGGGCCATCAGGCCGCCGATCATGAAGAACGCGAACGCGGTGACCATGTACATGATCCCGATCTGCTTCGCGTCCGTGGTCCGCAGCAGCCGCGCGATGGCCGACCCCTTGACCGGCTCTCGGACCGGCCAGGGCCGGGTCACGACCGGCTTGGGTGCGACGGTGGTCACGAATGGCCTCCGGTTCTCGGTTGTCCCGCTCGGCACGCGTTGATTTTTCAGCGGGCCGTCATCCGCAAGGAGGATAGTCCCCGGCAGGTGGCAGCGCCGCGTGGGGTGGCCGGCTACGATCATCGGCCGGCGCCGACGGCGGTCAGAGCGGGCCGAGCAGAAGCCGGTAGTGCTCGCCGAAGATCCGACCGCCCCGGCCGCGCAGCAGTGGGTCGCGCAGGGCCGGCGGGACGTCGCGGGTCCGGTTGCGGTCGCGGGTCCGGTCCCGCACCCATCGGGTACGCGGGCGCCGTCGGCTCTCGTACGCGACCAGGGCCGCCTCCACGCTGCCGGCCACCTTCAGCGACTCGGCGAGCACGACGGCGTCCTCCAGAGCCATCGCCGCCCCCTGGGACAGGGTCGGTGCGGTGGCGTGCGCGGCGTCGCCGACGAGCAGCACGCGGCCCCGGTACCAGCGGCCCAGTTCGACCTCGTCGGTGATCCCGACGTGCACCCACTCCAGGGCGTCGAGCACCTCGGGGATCGGGCCGCCGTACGAGCCGAACAGTTCGCGCAGCCGGGCCACCGGGTCGGCGGGCGCCTCGGTGCCGGCCTCGTCGGCGTAGCAGTGCACCCGCCCGGCGCCGATCGGCACCACCAGGAAACCGGAGCGCTGGCCGAGCAGCGCGGTCCACTCGGTGACCGCCGGCCCGTCGCGCAGCACCGTGCGGTACACCACCTGCCCGGCCGGTCGGGGCGGGCCACCGAGCGCGGCGAGGGTGCGTACCGACGAACGCGGTCCGTCGGCGCCGATCACCAGGTCGTACTCGGCGGTGGTGCCGTCGACGAAGGTCACCCCGACGCCGGCCGGCAGCAGGTCGAGGGTGCACACCTCGGCGCCGTGCCGCACCGCGCCGCCGGCCCCGGTGAGCAGCACCCGGTGCAACTCGGCTCGGGGCAGTGCCCGGCACTCGCCGACCCCGGTCCAGAGGGCGTCCAGGTCGACCTCGCAGAGCGGGGCTCCGGCGGCGTCCAGGAAGCGCTGGCGGTGCACGACGTGACCGAGCGGGCGGACCGGGCCGTCCAGGTCCAGCCGGCGTAGCGCGCGGGCGGCGTTGCCGGGAAGGTAGAGGCCGGTCTCGTGGGACTCCCCGGGCGGCAGCTTCTCGGTGACGTCCGGCCGGAAGCCCGCCATCCGCAGCGCTCGGGCCACGGCGAGGCCGGCGATGCCCGCGCCGACGACGAGGATGCGCAGGGGTGAACCACCCATGGTTGCGGTACGCCTCCGGAGGGGATCGGCACGCGTCGGATGCAAGACACTACTCGGCGCAATCGGCGCACACCAGGGCCGATCAGCCCGCGCCCGCACGCTCCTCGGCGGCCCGCCGCTGTCGGGCCGGCGGCCCGGACCTGTCACCTGGGCGGTTCGGTCCCGTCACGCGGACGGACGTCCGGGCCGAAGGCACCGGTGGCGGACCGCACTGTCCGGCGGCTTGTTCCACGGGGTTGCGCAACAGTTCGGTAGATGTACATGTGTCAGCGTCCTCGACGCGTACGGGGTGCGGCGGAGTTGGCCGCCGCACCCCGGTGCGCTCAGGCGGCCGGCGGGACGGTCCGCACCCGGGCCAGCTGGCCGAAGCTGCTGGCCGGGTCGTCGTAGGCGCTGCCGAAGCCGCTGCCGGCGACGGTGGTGTTGACCGACGTGGTGACGTAGACGGTGCCGTCCTCGCCCGTACGCCGCTCGCGCGTCGGCTCGCCGGAGGCGGTCCACGTCACCTGGAGGTCGGTGGTGCCGGTGCTCTCCTGCGGCTCGTCGCAGACCTCGTCCTCGTTCACGATTTCGCAGTGCCGCCGGGTCTCCCGGTAGGGCACGGTCGCGGTGAGGCGTGCGCCGGTCAGGGCGAACGTGAAGCGGGTGACCGGCACGTCGTACGCGGTGCGGTAGACGCTGTCGCAGGCGTAGACGCCGTCGGTGAGACCACAGGCGCTCTTCTGCCACTCGAC from Micromonospora sp. WMMD812 harbors:
- the ctaD gene encoding cytochrome c oxidase subunit I yields the protein MTTVAPKPVVTRPWPVREPVKGSAIARLLRTTDAKQIGIMYMVTAFAFFMIGGLMALIMRAELAQPGLQFLSPEQYNQLFTMHGTIMLLFFATPIVFAFANYIVPIQIGAPDVSFPRLNSFAYWLYLFGGTMATAGFITPGGAADFGWFAYAPLSSVEHSPGVGANMWIMGLAISGLGTILGAVNMITTVLTLRAPGMTMFRMPIFTWNILVTSLLVILVFPLLAAALFALAADRILGAHVYDPATGGPMLWQHLFWFFGHPEVYIVALPFFGIISEIIPVFSRKPIFGYKGLVAATLAIAALSMSVWAHHMFATGQVLLPFFSFLSFLIAVPTGMKFFNWIGTMWRGQVSFETPMLWAVGFLVTFLFGGLTGVLLASPPIDFHVSDSYFVVAHFHYVLFGTIVFAVFAGIYFWFPKMFGRMLDERLGKVHFWLTMVGFHTTFLVQHWLGNEGMPRRYADYLPSDGFTTLNMISTIGAFITGISTLPFIYNCWKSYKTGPVVEVNDPWGHGNSLEWATSCPPPLRNFDRMPRIRSERPAFDAKFPELAAGHQSLAGPPEGGAKPLTSESDGGARYTEDTASNIDRA
- a CDS encoding FAD-dependent monooxygenase; amino-acid sequence: MGGSPLRILVVGAGIAGLAVARALRMAGFRPDVTEKLPPGESHETGLYLPGNAARALRRLDLDGPVRPLGHVVHRQRFLDAAGAPLCEVDLDALWTGVGECRALPRAELHRVLLTGAGGAVRHGAEVCTLDLLPAGVGVTFVDGTTAEYDLVIGADGPRSSVRTLAALGGPPRPAGQVVYRTVLRDGPAVTEWTALLGQRSGFLVVPIGAGRVHCYADEAGTEAPADPVARLRELFGSYGGPIPEVLDALEWVHVGITDEVELGRWYRGRVLLVGDAAHATAPTLSQGAAMALEDAVVLAESLKVAGSVEAALVAYESRRRPRTRWVRDRTRDRNRTRDVPPALRDPLLRGRGGRIFGEHYRLLLGPL